One genomic window of Medicago truncatula cultivar Jemalong A17 chromosome 1, MtrunA17r5.0-ANR, whole genome shotgun sequence includes the following:
- the LOC11415311 gene encoding uncharacterized protein yields the protein MTMRIAILRDTRRKLGGALGFNRLIHSVPQSPPLAGSIDHGIQSLKPVLPEFCSPTFSFGGSMELMAVPKRKTSPHKRGIRNGPKALKPVPVLVLCKGCGRVRLPHFYCCSGKPNQENTGGENGTN from the exons ATGACAATGAGAATCGCAATTCTAAGGGACACTAGAAGGAAATTGGGTGGTGCTTTAGGATTCAATAGGTTGATTCATTCCGTGCCTCAATCTCCTCCTTTAGCTGGGAGCATTGACCATGGGATTCAGTCGTTGAAACCCGTTTTGCCTGAATTTTGTTCTCCAACGTTCTCTTTTGGTGGCTCTATGGAGCTCATGGCTGTGCCAAAAAGGAAG ACTTCTCCTCATAAAAGAGGAATAAGAAATGGGCCAAAAGCTTTGAAACCTGTTCCTGTGCTAGTTCTGTGCAA GGGTTGTGGTCGTGTCAGGCTTCCACATTTCTACTGTTGTAGTGGTAAACCAAATCAGGAAAATACTGGTGGAGAGAATGGCACAAACTGA
- the LOC11414589 gene encoding protein PSK SIMULATOR 2 isoform X2 produces MGSVCSAGKAEKNKNNDEMEVSVGKLNKFKSFVNKNGNCYSNSKVSTDRRKNQKKRNSGLFSREFKLVEDTTNLNVTGKKQAFQRASFLGRASEKAVEVLDTLGSSIPKLSISDGFITGMVPSKNKISMLAFEVANTITRGSILFHSLSEENIQLLKNEILQSEGVKNLVSTDTKELISFVEADKREEFNAFSREVARFGNICKDPQWHNLDRYFSRLDFDALSNKQPRVEAEKTVQDLSSLAQNTAELYHELNALDRFQQDYNQKVKELEFLNLPLNGEGLAAFHSELKHQRKLVKSLQRKSLWSKHLEEIVEKLVEVATHTHQAIFEFLGKNGKIAVKNRNGPERLGEAGLALHYANIINQINVIASRPTILPPNMRDTLYKGLPNNIKNALPSRLQNDDVMKELSIAQVKVEMDKILPWLTPFATNTTKAHQGFGWVGEWANASNEFGEMTSGKESNHIRLHTLHYAEKQKIDFHILELLVRLHQLVTFVRYRPNATRPMSSTRTSSPNKGLHFQSKMLQFISLSKLSEEDRRLLEEVTTRKWIPGISKSENLAGTNKKETMVWHFSNSVGSSPAKWFFATKLSLDVMDGL; encoded by the exons atgggATCGGTTTGTTCAGCTGGTAAGgcagagaaaaataaaaataatgatgaGATGGAAGTGTCTGTGGGGAAACTTAACAAGTTTAAGAGCTTTGtaaacaaaaatggaaattgtTATTCAAACTCAAAGGTTAGTACGGATCGTCGTAAAAACCAGAAGAAGCGAAATTCTGGATTATTTTCAAGGGAGTTCAAACTAGTCGAGGATACCACCAATCTCAATGTAACAGGGAAAAAACAG GCCTTCCAAAGAGCATCTTTTCTGGGAAGAGCTAGTGAGAAAGCAGTGGAAGTTCTGGACACACTAGGAAGTAGCATCCCTAAATTAAGCATCAGTGATGGTTTTATCACTGGCATGGTTCCTAGCAAGAATAAAATATCTATGCTGGCATTTGAAGTAGCGAACACAATTACTAGAGgttcaattttgtttcattcATTGTCTGAAGAAAACATTCAGTTActtaaaaatgagattttacaATCAGAAGGGGTGAAAAATCTGGTTTCCACTGATACAAAGGAGTTGATAAGTTTTGTTGAGGCTGATAAAAG GGAAGAATTTAATGCTTTCTCCCGAGAAGTAGCTAGATTTGGAAATATTTGTAAAGATCCTCAGTGGCATAACCTTGATCGATATTTCTCACG ATTAGATTTCGATGCCTTGAGCAACAAACAACCTAGGGTAGAGGCAGAAAAGACAGTGCAGGACTTGTCCTCTCTAGCTCAGAACACTGCT GAATTATACCATGAGTTGAATGCATTGGACCGATTCCAACAAGATTATAACCAAAAGGTCAAGGAGTTGGAGTTCTTAAATCTTCCTCTCAACG GGGAAGGACTCGCAGCTTTTCATAGCGAGCTTAAGCATCAAAGAAAGCTTGTGAAGAGCTTACAAAGGAAGTCCCTTTGGTCAAAACATTTGGAGGAG ATCGTTGAAAAGCTTGTTGAAGTTGCCACACATACACATCAAGCAATTTTTGAGTTCCTTGGAAAAAATG GTAAAATCGCAGTAAAAAATCGTAATGGACCTGAAAGACTAGGCGAAGCTGGTCTTGCACTGCACTATGCTAACATTATCAATCAGATAAATGTGATA GCATCACGCCCGACCATTCTTCCTCCAAATATGAGGGACACACTTTATAAAGGTTTGCCCAATAATATTAAGAATGCCCTTCCTTCGCGGCTGCAAAATGATGATGTCATGAAAGAG CTCTCCATTGCTCAAGTCAAAGTTGAAATGGATAAGATTCTTCCGTGGCTTACTCCATTTGCTACAAATACGACCAA AGCACACCAAGGTTTTGGATGGGTTGGCGAATGGGCAAACGCAAG TAATGAGTTTGGAGAAATGACATCAGGCAAAGAAAGCAACCATATTCGTCTTCACACACTTCATTATGCCGAAAAACAAAAGATAGATTTTCACATCCTCGAACTATTGGTTCGGCTTCACCAGTTGGTTACCTTTGTAAGATACAGACCCAATGCCACAAGACCAATGTCGAGTACACGAACTTCGTCTCCAAACAAGGGACTTCATTTTCAGTCAAAGATGTTGCAATTCATATCATTGAGTAAGTTGTCTGAAGAAGATAGAAGGTTGTTGGAAGAGGTAACTACAAGGAAATGGATTCCAGGAATTAGCAAAAGTGAAAATCTGGCTGGGACAAACAAAAAGGAAACCATGGTGTGGCATTTTAGCAACAGTGTTGGGAGTTCACCAGCTAAGTGGTTCTTTGCTACAAAATTGAGCTTGGATGTTATGGATGGCCTATAA
- the LOC11414589 gene encoding protein PSK SIMULATOR 2 isoform X1 produces the protein MGSVCSAGKAEKNKNNDEMEVSVGKLNKFKSFVNKNGNCYSNSKVSTDRRKNQKKRNSGLFSREFKLVEDTTNLNVTGKKQAFQRASFLGRASEKAVEVLDTLGSSIPKLSISDGFITGMVPSKNKISMLAFEVANTITRGSILFHSLSEENIQLLKNEILQSEGVKNLVSTDTKELISFVEADKREEFNAFSREVARFGNICKDPQWHNLDRYFSRLDFDALSNKQPRVEAEKTVQDLSSLAQNTAELYHELNALDRFQQDYNQKVKELEFLNLPLNGEGLAAFHSELKHQRKLVKSLQRKSLWSKHLEEIVEKLVEVATHTHQAIFEFLGKNAGKIAVKNRNGPERLGEAGLALHYANIINQINVIASRPTILPPNMRDTLYKGLPNNIKNALPSRLQNDDVMKELSIAQVKVEMDKILPWLTPFATNTTKAHQGFGWVGEWANASNEFGEMTSGKESNHIRLHTLHYAEKQKIDFHILELLVRLHQLVTFVRYRPNATRPMSSTRTSSPNKGLHFQSKMLQFISLSKLSEEDRRLLEEVTTRKWIPGISKSENLAGTNKKETMVWHFSNSVGSSPAKWFFATKLSLDVMDGL, from the exons atgggATCGGTTTGTTCAGCTGGTAAGgcagagaaaaataaaaataatgatgaGATGGAAGTGTCTGTGGGGAAACTTAACAAGTTTAAGAGCTTTGtaaacaaaaatggaaattgtTATTCAAACTCAAAGGTTAGTACGGATCGTCGTAAAAACCAGAAGAAGCGAAATTCTGGATTATTTTCAAGGGAGTTCAAACTAGTCGAGGATACCACCAATCTCAATGTAACAGGGAAAAAACAG GCCTTCCAAAGAGCATCTTTTCTGGGAAGAGCTAGTGAGAAAGCAGTGGAAGTTCTGGACACACTAGGAAGTAGCATCCCTAAATTAAGCATCAGTGATGGTTTTATCACTGGCATGGTTCCTAGCAAGAATAAAATATCTATGCTGGCATTTGAAGTAGCGAACACAATTACTAGAGgttcaattttgtttcattcATTGTCTGAAGAAAACATTCAGTTActtaaaaatgagattttacaATCAGAAGGGGTGAAAAATCTGGTTTCCACTGATACAAAGGAGTTGATAAGTTTTGTTGAGGCTGATAAAAG GGAAGAATTTAATGCTTTCTCCCGAGAAGTAGCTAGATTTGGAAATATTTGTAAAGATCCTCAGTGGCATAACCTTGATCGATATTTCTCACG ATTAGATTTCGATGCCTTGAGCAACAAACAACCTAGGGTAGAGGCAGAAAAGACAGTGCAGGACTTGTCCTCTCTAGCTCAGAACACTGCT GAATTATACCATGAGTTGAATGCATTGGACCGATTCCAACAAGATTATAACCAAAAGGTCAAGGAGTTGGAGTTCTTAAATCTTCCTCTCAACG GGGAAGGACTCGCAGCTTTTCATAGCGAGCTTAAGCATCAAAGAAAGCTTGTGAAGAGCTTACAAAGGAAGTCCCTTTGGTCAAAACATTTGGAGGAG ATCGTTGAAAAGCTTGTTGAAGTTGCCACACATACACATCAAGCAATTTTTGAGTTCCTTGGAAAAAATG CAGGTAAAATCGCAGTAAAAAATCGTAATGGACCTGAAAGACTAGGCGAAGCTGGTCTTGCACTGCACTATGCTAACATTATCAATCAGATAAATGTGATA GCATCACGCCCGACCATTCTTCCTCCAAATATGAGGGACACACTTTATAAAGGTTTGCCCAATAATATTAAGAATGCCCTTCCTTCGCGGCTGCAAAATGATGATGTCATGAAAGAG CTCTCCATTGCTCAAGTCAAAGTTGAAATGGATAAGATTCTTCCGTGGCTTACTCCATTTGCTACAAATACGACCAA AGCACACCAAGGTTTTGGATGGGTTGGCGAATGGGCAAACGCAAG TAATGAGTTTGGAGAAATGACATCAGGCAAAGAAAGCAACCATATTCGTCTTCACACACTTCATTATGCCGAAAAACAAAAGATAGATTTTCACATCCTCGAACTATTGGTTCGGCTTCACCAGTTGGTTACCTTTGTAAGATACAGACCCAATGCCACAAGACCAATGTCGAGTACACGAACTTCGTCTCCAAACAAGGGACTTCATTTTCAGTCAAAGATGTTGCAATTCATATCATTGAGTAAGTTGTCTGAAGAAGATAGAAGGTTGTTGGAAGAGGTAACTACAAGGAAATGGATTCCAGGAATTAGCAAAAGTGAAAATCTGGCTGGGACAAACAAAAAGGAAACCATGGTGTGGCATTTTAGCAACAGTGTTGGGAGTTCACCAGCTAAGTGGTTCTTTGCTACAAAATTGAGCTTGGATGTTATGGATGGCCTATAA